GTCTTCTGCTAGCGCCTGTCGCGCTTCGGCGTACGCCAGTTGCATGAAATGATCGTGCAAGCTTCTGCCTCACTTATCGCCGGCATGTCGAAACTGGCGATCGCCGATCTGCCACGCGCCTGGGCCGCCAAAGCGGGCTTCAAGTCGCGGAAAATCGGTAGTCTTGCCGCTGATCTCCACCGCGTGCGTCCCCTTGGCCAGCGACACCGGGACATAGTGCCACGGCAAATGCGATTGATTGGCCGTGGCGCCTTGATAGATCGCCTTGCCGTCGACGCTGATCGTCAGGTCGCCAAAGTAGGCGATGGCAAATTGATAGACGTCTTGCTTGGCGACCTCGGTGAAGCCGCGCAGCGTGTACTTTTCGTTCTTGCCGACGCCTGCCCGCGTCAGCCAATCGGACGCGGCGGTTTCTTTGACCGGCACGCGTCTCCCGCTGGCCAGAGTGAGTTCCAGGCCCGGATAGAGCGACTTGCCTTGCGGGGGCGCGGTGGGCGGCAGCGCGGCGGGTGGTTCAATCTCAATCTGCAACGGTTCGCTGATCGCCAGCGGTTTCGATTGCGCGTCGAGCGCCACCGCTTGCAAGCGCGCGGGACCCAGGCCGAGCAGGCGGTTGTCTAGCTCCAGCGTGCCTTGCGCGGCCGACAGGCGGCCGACTACGCGGCTGGCCTGAAAGATGCCGATCTGCGTCGCGCCCTCGCTGGCCTTCAACTCCAGCTTGAGCGTGCGTCCGTAGGCCGATTTCGGCTCGGCGGTCGTGAGGGTGACTTGACGCTGATGGTTGTCGACGCGCACCCCAATCGCGCGGCGTCCTTGCGATTCGATCTTGTCGGAGCCGATCGCCACCACGGTTAGCTCGTGGAAGCCATCGACGAGTCGGGTGGTGTCGAGCTCCAGGGGGCTGCCAGCGGCGGCGCTGGCCGCTTGCCGACCATCAGTCAGCAGCAGAAAGCTGGCGGGTGGTTGGCCATCGGCGGTGGTAGCGGTGGCAGTGATGGCGACCTTGCCGGAAAGAGTCTGCGCCGGCTCAACGCCAGTGACGGTGACAATCGGGCCGCGCGCCCACGGCTGGCACAAAGGGTCGCCAATGACCAACAGTTGAAACGGCCCCTGCACCGATTGATAGATCGACTCGGCCAGCGAGCAGCCGCGCGCGTAATGCACCTGCGCCTGCGCTAGCGGAAACTTCTGCGGCAGGGCCAGCGGTTCTACCACTGTGCCGCTGACGCCCGCGGCGCCCGCCTGCAGAAACTCGGTCATCGCGGTTTGATTGCCGGCGTCGTGCAACAGGCCCCCCGTGCTGGTGAGGTTGTCGCAGAAGGCGCCGGGTTGAATGGTGCTGCGCGAGGCGGGCCAGTCAAAGACCGCCGTGCCCGCGACCAGACCTTGCACATCATCCTTGTGCATCGGCAACGTCGCATCGACAATCTCGGCCGCGATGCCGAGCTTCTTTAGTTCGTCGATGGCGACCGCGAATTGCGGCTCGCGCGTCTTGGTTCGTACGTCGCCCGTGCGGCAAAAGTAAATCGTCCCCTTGGGACGCGTGGCGTCGGCCAGCGCGCTGCGCTTGAGATAATCGATCGCCTCGCTGACGCTGGTCCCGCGCCCGCTGGTGAAGGCTAGCAGCATCGACAGCAAATGATGCTGCCCGCCGGTGGTCAACG
This sequence is a window from Pirellulales bacterium. Protein-coding genes within it:
- a CDS encoding TIGR03790 family protein, encoding MPGANQRVRNDFRITSVWGGALGGAFGQLLGAMLLAALLHSSVLLCGAARAGGGPHNVLLIVNPRSWASLTIANHYAQLRQIPATHILYLDWPHSVVDAANVELFRQELLTPVLKTIESRGLAAQIDYVAYSADFPFRIDASQDIQGEKLGVGFQPIGSLNSLTYLWQLVLSKKASPMQVTNNFYFSPAPAAEMAPSRAFHFQTAWGPEGEALTTGGQHHLLSMLLAFTSGRGTSVSEAIDYLKRSALADATRPKGTIYFCRTGDVRTKTREPQFAVAIDELKKLGIAAEIVDATLPMHKDDVQGLVAGTAVFDWPASRSTIQPGAFCDNLTSTGGLLHDAGNQTAMTEFLQAGAAGVSGTVVEPLALPQKFPLAQAQVHYARGCSLAESIYQSVQGPFQLLVIGDPLCQPWARGPIVTVTGVEPAQTLSGKVAITATATTADGQPPASFLLLTDGRQAASAAAGSPLELDTTRLVDGFHELTVVAIGSDKIESQGRRAIGVRVDNHQRQVTLTTAEPKSAYGRTLKLELKASEGATQIGIFQASRVVGRLSAAQGTLELDNRLLGLGPARLQAVALDAQSKPLAISEPLQIEIEPPAALPPTAPPQGKSLYPGLELTLASGRRVPVKETAASDWLTRAGVGKNEKYTLRGFTEVAKQDVYQFAIAYFGDLTISVDGKAIYQGATANQSHLPWHYVPVSLAKGTHAVEISGKTTDFPRLEARFGGPGAWQIGDRQFRHAGDK